A window of the Hordeum vulgare subsp. vulgare chromosome 5H, MorexV3_pseudomolecules_assembly, whole genome shotgun sequence genome harbors these coding sequences:
- the LOC123453054 gene encoding uncharacterized protein At2g02148 isoform X1 translates to MRAASVPRYSSGDGAEAVFLGDGGVNVDPEAITEEDSLVGGGDSNSNSVDCLHGSYSSSLSLHGVRVDDEHSALENSSRPPSHINILTPKDVVPIEMARSRFLDIIIDHFIGQNAIEVAEPSLYDSILASNRINKRKQQEVRYEGDPRFALPLMYIANLYESLVSDVDARLASWIGSREKTMGVALEAAGGLYRKLTQKFPKKGNCSFRRRELATSNATKTKFPELVVQEEKRIRFVVINGLVIIERPNNMRMQDAEWFKRLTGRNEVAISSRDYKFYSARHKYRRTPQPVFDIPGTSVLSEDETSPLVCSSEFRPPFEMQNQHELSSKRHIEQIESQPYLHFLDQGEHGAIQQNQHASQFPTIHPCASSSHLSDNPQQHQSYLSPHLSSMQAGHSHPGGRLNILPSRPAKFCDECGSPYLRATSKFCSECGTKRLGI, encoded by the exons ATGCGGGCCGCCAGTGTGCCGCGCTACTCCTCCGGCGATGGGGCCGAGGCGGTGTTCCTCGGCGACGGCGGCGTCAACGTCGACCCCGAGGCCATCACCGAGGAGGACAGCCTCGTCGGCGGCGGCGACTCCAACTCCAACTCCGTG GATTGCTTGCATGGATCATACAGCAGCTCTTTAAGCCTCCACGGTGTCAGAGTTGATGACGAACACTCGGCTCTTGAGAACAGCAGCAGGCCTCCTAGTCATATTAATATCCTAACACCAAAAG ATGTTGTACCTATCGAAATGGCACGGTCTAGGTTCCTGGACATCATCATTGACCATTTTATCGGTCAAAATGCTATTGAGGTGGCAGAGCCCTCTCTGTATGACTCTATCCTGGCCAGCAATAGAATAAACAAAAGAAAGCAACAAGAGGTACGATACGAAGGCGACCCGAGGTTTGCTTTGCCCTTGATGTACATAGCGAACTTGTATGAGTCCTTGGTGAGCGACGTCGATGCACGTCTTGCTTCCTGGATTGGATCCCGTGAGAAAACGATGGGGGTAGCTCTTGAAGCTGCCGGCGGCTTGTACAGGAAACTGACTCAAAAGTTTCCCAAGAAAG GAAATTGTAGCTTCAGGAGGAGGGAGCTGGCTACTTCTAATGCAACAAAGACAAAGTTTCCTGAACTTGTAGTACAGGAAGAAAAGCGGATCCGTTTTGTTGTAATCAATGGTTTGGTGATCATAGAGAGGCCAAATAATATGAGAATGCAGGATGCGGAATG GTTCAAAAGATTAACTGGTCGAAATGAGGTGGCCATTTCATCAAGAGATTACAAATTCTATTCAGCCCGGCACAAGTACAGGCGTACACCACAGCCAGTATTTGACATTCCTGGCACATCA GTTTTGTCAGAGGATGAGACTTCTCCGTTGGTTTGTTCTTCAGAGTTTCGTCCACCATTCGAG ATGCAAAACCAACATGAGTTATCATCGAAGCGACACATTGAACAGATAGAAAGTCAACCTTACTTGCACTTTCTCGATCAAGGAGAGCATGGCGCCATTCAGCAAAACCAACATGCTTCTCAGTTCCCTACCATCCATCCATGCGCATCGTCATCACACCTGTCAGATAACCCACAGCAGCACCAGTCTTATTTATCTCCGCATCTATCTTCCATGCAAGCTGGACACAGTCACCCTGGAGGACGCTTGAATATTCTT CCAAGCAGGCCTGCGAAGTTTTGTGACGAATGTGGTTCGCCGTATCTAAGGGCGACATCCAAGTTCTGCTCAGAGTGTGGCACCAAGAGGCTAGGGATCTGA
- the LOC123453054 gene encoding uncharacterized protein At2g02148 isoform X2 translates to MCQGRLQQQQRSHGIDFRAEHVVMDCLHGSYSSSLSLHGVRVDDEHSALENSSRPPSHINILTPKDVVPIEMARSRFLDIIIDHFIGQNAIEVAEPSLYDSILASNRINKRKQQEVRYEGDPRFALPLMYIANLYESLVSDVDARLASWIGSREKTMGVALEAAGGLYRKLTQKFPKKGNCSFRRRELATSNATKTKFPELVVQEEKRIRFVVINGLVIIERPNNMRMQDAEWFKRLTGRNEVAISSRDYKFYSARHKYRRTPQPVFDIPGTSVLSEDETSPLVCSSEFRPPFEMQNQHELSSKRHIEQIESQPYLHFLDQGEHGAIQQNQHASQFPTIHPCASSSHLSDNPQQHQSYLSPHLSSMQAGHSHPGGRLNILPSRPAKFCDECGSPYLRATSKFCSECGTKRLGI, encoded by the exons ATGTGTCAAGGCAggctacaacaacagcaacgttCGCATGGTATTGATTTCAGAGCTGAACATGTAGTAATG GATTGCTTGCATGGATCATACAGCAGCTCTTTAAGCCTCCACGGTGTCAGAGTTGATGACGAACACTCGGCTCTTGAGAACAGCAGCAGGCCTCCTAGTCATATTAATATCCTAACACCAAAAG ATGTTGTACCTATCGAAATGGCACGGTCTAGGTTCCTGGACATCATCATTGACCATTTTATCGGTCAAAATGCTATTGAGGTGGCAGAGCCCTCTCTGTATGACTCTATCCTGGCCAGCAATAGAATAAACAAAAGAAAGCAACAAGAGGTACGATACGAAGGCGACCCGAGGTTTGCTTTGCCCTTGATGTACATAGCGAACTTGTATGAGTCCTTGGTGAGCGACGTCGATGCACGTCTTGCTTCCTGGATTGGATCCCGTGAGAAAACGATGGGGGTAGCTCTTGAAGCTGCCGGCGGCTTGTACAGGAAACTGACTCAAAAGTTTCCCAAGAAAG GAAATTGTAGCTTCAGGAGGAGGGAGCTGGCTACTTCTAATGCAACAAAGACAAAGTTTCCTGAACTTGTAGTACAGGAAGAAAAGCGGATCCGTTTTGTTGTAATCAATGGTTTGGTGATCATAGAGAGGCCAAATAATATGAGAATGCAGGATGCGGAATG GTTCAAAAGATTAACTGGTCGAAATGAGGTGGCCATTTCATCAAGAGATTACAAATTCTATTCAGCCCGGCACAAGTACAGGCGTACACCACAGCCAGTATTTGACATTCCTGGCACATCA GTTTTGTCAGAGGATGAGACTTCTCCGTTGGTTTGTTCTTCAGAGTTTCGTCCACCATTCGAG ATGCAAAACCAACATGAGTTATCATCGAAGCGACACATTGAACAGATAGAAAGTCAACCTTACTTGCACTTTCTCGATCAAGGAGAGCATGGCGCCATTCAGCAAAACCAACATGCTTCTCAGTTCCCTACCATCCATCCATGCGCATCGTCATCACACCTGTCAGATAACCCACAGCAGCACCAGTCTTATTTATCTCCGCATCTATCTTCCATGCAAGCTGGACACAGTCACCCTGGAGGACGCTTGAATATTCTT CCAAGCAGGCCTGCGAAGTTTTGTGACGAATGTGGTTCGCCGTATCTAAGGGCGACATCCAAGTTCTGCTCAGAGTGTGGCACCAAGAGGCTAGGGATCTGA